In a single window of the Oscarella lobularis chromosome 4, ooOscLobu1.1, whole genome shotgun sequence genome:
- the LOC136186371 gene encoding trinucleotide repeat-containing gene 18 protein-like isoform X2, which translates to MHHPATLTRLMNAAESWTADSIRGAANPPLHPAALYGLRGPVPYIGFRAPLHPGSTTNAAEMQTLAPNPAFSPHGYERVGVNESRQASQQSPAPLPVAAAATATTAPARHNVAGGGVVDESLSHSHKEESLKPMTLAQHNLKNKEPTESDKMRNVEEWRLSVEKAAREQGGLHQIDEILDHAHNRNKSHRTGRRSSDPDAKRKKTDSAKESKNPPTNGGAPRKSKATPAASTIAAAAVAAAAAASSSSSKPKVDKSTKKLDTTDGKESAYTSNPAFRLFPTMHPGAHPYYHHHHIPPPPPPPLPGFGLSLPPPPHPSGIDLTGMYPPPLPQHTHFNPSPFVTSAGEIPKQPLRQGEDKDRVNKRSVEHHSNQLDGTGTLKGGEMTEASGKAALPPGLNHFKLHNAKSPATGKQPGKLKLDSDAGKSSTLKLKKSRKLDKEKNGGSSGGLEHSPLGVVTATVCAVEGPSLGKGKGNEKDTKKSKGTGQPPPLVTSLTILHDELRPLVFTESPPRMRKPAFEVDSSPQQSPSQSQPPPPRRPTSLFVSEDIRTLPGAEMLEQQTPEEIQERARQFDQDENLKALASPVTPVMPPPPLPGPSQVGQSSGSIVSGLAAVAGSPSSRMKPPSSAMAKPSPLVPTVDEKEKPKEEKRVKRDVGYRLTEPSSGSLSSISMTTAVASSPIKQKKDPVVSYGSGGGGGGLKKTSDPVASQLTSDFENLHVHRKSPEKLRCSDSLRKKPTPPPPLARDLTPPLPPQPSHPLLPPPLFSGAGWTLPSHHPGFQYSRSFYHLNGYPPMLPPVPGMSEWFEQHQRQSHMYQPRLYNGNDELSSPPKELKPDVTPSSLAAEEKQKIRKDEDREERIEESAEKKISKDSEKSKTFNTSLLMLQEEKRTLERELLKEAPELVQRLKTEPPPRPNFIHQIPRSQYLTSPPAPALPFVQRDETRPVFLLNASQARVASKRVSTEAAGKSKRSDAETIDSDSETAAALSPSGPPSRSPHWDVLCYSDDDDDDDENRKHHYLDAESCGSQQEYEIFLSDPFHKLKRQSVECLRTGFNYHSLMKKCEEDNAEIEPRAAASAVERAIAQGRYRSYKSAHRPAWATVVTSGSEGRGSNGGHQGMSAMEVQMRVFLAEVQRQYKSHVTAMNRLKRKARRRAKKLKGVSNDEQEENAKPLMKKRGRPRKRKPLPVKNQSELAGSSAESHSDVEYVRTAAEPALPQEAVQPQPVIKKQRKIRQTGKIADAKGDVSSDEEAAKAQQPPIKKKGRRRRQRQSIAVQPEAKYKKIDSDEDYSMSDDDSDFMYEDEKKRTWKKKPKPPPPPHPSSPAPTPAPESDPAPSTTKVNNDVTGSSENDVGKRKKSKTNVEEKASLTLSESAGKGNKYLAKMLETMIAPPPPPPPSSPQKEHATASASDSVPAKKKMPRRRKVHDFEESSSTSLPAKPNSNGVDGNSSDMDAVTNRRRSERRYVSNDAGESSSLAATASLIGVEEIAAESDVVKTTTTTTTKIKKVNGKKRASRSLEDEKRSCARREDKEESKQWRLTANLLTVHQRLLVRDIDKEGTYSFASITEAKPPDLYAVVVDGDRRRRPEWLTQEEILQRGILDVKPRQVDLPPGTRVCGHWSANQRSYFKGRVVEDDEPGPPGQCFVEFDDGERGRIPLPLLRRIVDSESEEASAPALPSRFSPVSDWSNDRPDLAPAPGDGKLSPASRDSSSSCFIGFDIPLSVPRPPESQLAHRPQYSDISSPSPQGRESSDSVVYELDVPPQRSTLVTLPTPPLSGDSGHGGPFDGTKDWEWCGKGKQNNKKGRGRRTYFKAINKKKGGIIRVGDCALFKAPSRPSIGVILKFWEAWDGKMLARVQWYYWPQQVKTQGPLSEEERAGVYLSGSHTDDIEVSMIVRLCKVLSREEYFRLSSKPDPEKDAVFYELGVHNPNPK; encoded by the exons ATGCATCACCCCGCCACCTTGACGCGTCTGATGAACGCCGCGGAATCGTGGACGGCTGACA GCATTCGCGGTGCCGCTAATCCACCGTTACACCCAGCAGCTTTGTATGGCCTTCGCGGTCCCGTTCCCTACATCGGATTTCGAGCTCCCCTACATCctggatcgacgacgaacgccgccgaGATGCAGACACTCGCTCCCAATCCGGCTTTTTCTCCTCACGGATACGAACGTGTGGGAGTGAACGAGAGTCGCCAAGCCTCGCAGCAGTCGCCCGCGCCGCTCCccgtggcggcggcagcgacaGCAACAACGGCGCCTGCGCGTCACAACGTCGCGGGGGGCGgggtcgtcgacgaatcgctgTCTCACTCTCACAAGGAGGAATCGCTCAAGCCCATGACGCTCGCCCAGCACAATCTCAAGAACAAGGAGCCGACCGAGAGCGATAAAATGCGCAACGTCGAAGAGTGGCGTCTCTCCGTCGAAAAGGCGGCGCGCGAACAGGGAGGACTTCATCAGATCGACGAGATTCTCGATCACGCGCACAATCGCAACAAATCTCATCGAACGGGACGACGATCGAGCGATCCcgacgcgaaacgaaaaaagaccGATAGTGCGAAAGAATCGAAGAATCCGCCCACGAATGGAGGGGCGCCTCGAAAATCGAAGGCGACCCCCGCTgcttcgacgatcgcggcggcggcggtggcggcggcggcggcggcgtcctcgtcctcgtcgaaaCCGAAAGTCGAcaagtcgacgaaaaaactcGATACCACCGATGGTAAGGAGTCCGCTTATACTTCGAATCCTGCGTTTCGACTTTTTCCCACCATGCATCCGGGGGCGCATCCCTATTACCACCATCATCACATaccgcctcctccgccgccgccactgccTGGCTTTGGCCTATCGCTCCCGCCTCCGCCCCATCCTTCAGGAATCGATCTCACTGGAATGTACCCGCCTCCGCTGCCACAACATACTCACTTCAATCCTAGCCCTTTCGTTACCAGCGCCGGCGAGATTCCGAAACAGCCGTTAAGACAGGGAGAAGACAAGGATAGAGTCAACAAAAGAAGTGTTGAACATCATAGTAATCAATTAGATGGCACTGGCACTCTCAAGGGCGGCGAAATGACTGAAGCTTCTGGCAAAGCGGCACTTCCACCCGGACTCAACCATTTCAAACTTCATAATGCCAAATCGCCGGCAACGGGAAAGCAACCGGGAAAACTTAAATTGGATTCGGATGCTGGCAAATCTTCCAcgctgaaattgaaaaaatcgaGGAAGTTGGAtaaggagaaaaacggcggAAGCAGCGGCGGATTGGAGCACAGTCCGTTGGGCGTTGTCACGGCGACCGTTTGTGCCGTCGAAGGACCGTCGTtgggaaaaggaaaaggaaacgaaaaagacaCTAAAAAGAGTAAGGGAACCGGACAACCCCCTCctttagtgacgtcattgacgaTTCTTCACGACGAGCTTCGCCCGTTGGTTTTTACGGAGTCGCCACCTCGCATGAGAAAACCGGCATTTGAAGTGGATTCTTCGCCTCAGCAGTCGCCGTCTCAGTCTCAgcctccgcctccgcgaCGTCCCACGTCCCTGTTTGTGAGCGAGGACATTCGAACGTTGCCTGGTGCAGAAATGTTGGAGCAACAGACTCCGGAGGAAATCCAAGAGCGCGCGCGTCAATTCGATCAGGACGAGAATCTAAAAGCTCTCGCCAGTCCCGTGACTCCCGTAatgcctccgccgccgctacccGGACCGTCGCAGGTGGGACAAAGTTCCGGAAGCATTGTGAGCGGattggcggcggtggcgggaAGTCCGAGTAGTCGGAtgaagccgccgtcgtccgCGATGGCGAAACCGAGTCCGCTCGTTCCGACGGtggacgaaaaagaaaaaccgaaagaggagaagaggGTAAAACGAGACGTCGGCTATCGGCTCACTGAACCGAGTTCCGGAAGTTTGTCGTCTATTTCTATGACGACTGCcgtggcgtcgtcgcctatcaaacagaaaaaagatcCGGTGGTGAGCTatggcagcggcggcggcggcggcgggctCAAGAAAACGTCCGATCCCGTTGCATCGCAGCTGACGTCAGACTTTGAAAATCTACACGTTCACAGAAAATCGCCGGAAAAGTTGAGATGTTCTGATTCCTTACGTAAGAAACCGACGCCTCCGCCTCCCCTAGCTAGAGATCTCacgcctcctcttcctccacAACCGTCCCATCCTCtcctccctcctcctctcttTTCTGGCGCCGGTTGGACGTTGCCTTCGCATCATCCCGGGTTTCAGTACTCGCGTTCTTTTTACCACCTCAATGGATATCCTCCTATGTTGCCACCTGTGCCCGGTATGAGTGAATGGTTCGAGCAGCATCAGAGACAAAGTCATATGTACCAACCGCGGCTTTACAATGGAAACGACGAGCTCTCTTCACCTCCCAAAGAATTGAAGCCAGACGTGACACCCTCTTCTCTCGCCGCTgaagaaaagcagaaaattcgaaaGGACGAAGACAGAGAAGAGCGGATAGAGGAATCagcggagaagaagatttCCAAGGACAGCGAAAAGAGCAAAACCTTTAACACTTCCCTTCTGATGTTGCAGGAAGAGAAGCGGACATTGGAGCGGGAACTACTGAAAGAGGCGCCAGAATTAGTGCAAAGACTCAAGACGGAGCCACCTCCTCGTCCCAATTTCATTCACCAAATTCCTAGATCGCaatatttgacgtcaccgcccGCGCCCGCACTTCCCTTTGTccaacgcgacgaaacgagacCGGTGTTCCTACTCAATGCGTCCCAAGCGAGAGTCGCGTCCAAGAGAGTTTCGACTGAAGCAGCTGGAAAAAGCAAACGCTCGGACGCGGAAACGATCGATTCTGATTCGGAAACGGCAGCTGCGCTCTCGCCTTCTGGAccgccgtcgcgttcgcCTCACTGGGACGTGCTCTGCTATTcagacgatgatgacgatgatgatgagaacAGAAAACATCATTATCTTGACGCTGAGAGTTGCGGCAGTCAGCAAGAATACGAAATATTTCTATCCGACCCGTTCCACAAGCTAAAACGTCAGAGCGTCGAATGTCTGCGAACCGGATTCAATTATCATTCGCTAATGAAGAAATGCGAGGAGGATAACGCGGAAATTGAACCAAGAGCTGCCGCGTCAGCGGTAGAAAGAGCAATTGCGCAAGGTCGATATAGGAGCTACAAAAGTGCTCACAGACCGGCCTGGGCGACTGTCGTGACGTCCGGAAGTGAAGGACGAGGAAGCAACGGGGGGCATCAGGGAATGAGTGCTATGGAAGTTCAGATGAGAGTCTTCTTGGCGGAGGTGCAGCGGCAGTATAAGTCGCACGTTACTGCGATGAATCggctgaagagaaaagcgcGGAGACGGGCTAAGAA GCTAAAGGGAGTCTCTAATGATGAACAGGAAGAAAATGCGAAGCCTTTGATGAAGAAACGGGGTCGGCCAAGGAAGAGGAAACCTTTGCCTGTGAAGAATCAGTCGGAGTTAGCCGGGAGCTCAGCGGAGAGTCATAG tgaCGTGGAATACGTTCGAACTGCGGCAGAGCCAGCTTTGCCTCAAGAG GCCGTTCAGCCACAGCCTGTCATTAAAAAGCAGCGAAAGATTAGGCAGACAGGAAAAATAGCT GATGCAAAGGGAGACGTTAGctccgacgaagaagcggcCAAAGCTCAGCAACCtccaataaagaaaaaaggaagacggcggcgacaacgGCAATCGATCGCCGTGCAACCCGAAGCGAAATATAAAAAGATAGATTCAGACGAAG ATTACAGCATGTCAGACGATGACAGTGATTTCATGtatgaagacgagaagaaaagaacatggaaaaagaagccaaagccacctcctcctcctcaccCTTCATCGCCGGCACCGACACCGGCACCAGAGTCAGATCCGGCGCCTTCGACCACGAAAGtgaataatgacgtcactgggTCAAGTGAGAATGATGTgggaaagaggaagaagtcgaaaacGAACGTTGAAGAGAAGGCGTCTCTGACGTTGTCCGAGTCAGCGG GCAAAGGAAACAAGTATTTGGCGAAAATGCTCGAAACAATgatcgcgccgccgccgccgccgccgccgtcttcgccaCAAAAGGAGCATGCAACCGCCTCTGCATCAGACTCAGTAccagcaaagaagaagatgccaagaagaagaaaagtacACG ACTTTGAAGAGAGCTCGTCTACCTCACTGCCGGCCAAACCGAATTCGAATGGCGTAGACGGGAATTCGAGTGACATGGATGCCGTCacgaatcgccgtcgaagcgAGCGTCGATACGTCAGCAACGACGCCGGGGAATCATCGTCTCTCGCTGCTACAGCGTCTCTGATTGGAGTTGAAGAAATCGCAGCGGAgagtgacgtcgtcaagacgacgacgacgacgacgacgaaaattaAAAAGGTGAACGGAAAGAAACGAGCTAGTCGAAGCTTggaagacgagaaacgaaGCTGTGCACGTCGCGAGGACAAGGAAGAAAGCAAACAATGGCGTCTGACAGCGAATCTTCTGACAGTGCATCAAAGGCTTTTAGTGAGGGATATCGACAAAGAGGGAACCTATTCCTTCGCTTCGATAACAGAAGCGAAACCACCGGATCT atacgctgtcgtcgttgacggtgatcgtcggcggcgaccgGAGTGGCTCACTCAAGAGGAAATACTTCAACGAGGAATTCTTGACGTCAAACCGCGACAAGTCGATTTACCGCCCGGAACTCGCGTCTGCGGCCATTGGAGCGCCAATCAGAGGTCCTACTTCAAGGGCAGAGTTGTAGAAGACG aCGAGCCCGGTCCTCCTGGCCAGTGTTTTGTTGAATTTGACGATGGAGAGCGTGGCCGAATTCCCCTCCCTCTTCTCCGCCGAATCGTCGACAGCGAGTCAGAGGAAGCGTCGGCTCCCGCGCTCCCGTCGCGTTTCTCTCCCGTCTCCGACTGGTCCAATGATCGCCCTGACTTGGCTCCAGCTCCCGGCGACGGCAAATTGTCGCCCGCCTCGCGAGACTCGAGTTCTAGTTGTTTCATTGGTTTTGACATTCCGCTTTCGGTCCCTCGTCCGCCGGAAAGCCAACTAGCTCACCGTCCTCAGTATAGCGACATTAGTTCTCCTTCTCCGCAAGGAAGAGAGAGCAGTGACAGTGTCGTTTACGAACTGGACGTTCCTCCGCAGCGGTCAACGCTTGTCACCCTGCCAACGCCGCCACTCAGCGGCGATAGCGGCCACGGCGGTCCTTTTGATGGCACCAAGGACTGGGAATGGTGCGGTAAAGGAAAACAGAATAACAAGAAGGGGAGGGGCAGAAGAACTTATTTTAAAGCAATCAATAAGAAGAAAGGGGGAATAATACGA GTTGGAGATTGCGCGTTGTTCAAAGCTCCCAGCCGCCCGTCTATTGGCGTCATCCTAAAATTTTGGGAGGCATGGGATGGGAAAATGTTGGCTCGTGTTCAGTGGTACTATTGGCCACAGCAGGTGAAAACACAAGGACCACTGTCGGAAGAGGAAagg gctgGCGTATATTTATCTGGTAGCCACACGGATGATATCGAAGTCTCAATGATTGTTCGTCTCTGTAAGGTACTAAGCCGCGAGGAGTATTTTCGGCTGAGCTCTAAGCCGGACCCAGAAAAAGACGCTGTCTTCTATGAACTTGGAGTTCACAATCCAAATCCTAAGTGA